aagcctcggaggcaacacatgaagcaatctggatgaaggagttcattaccgacctaggagttattcccaatgcgtcaggcccgatgactctcttctgtgacaacactggagctattgcccttgccaaggagcccaagtttcacaagaagaccagacatatcaagcgtcgcttcaactccattcgtgaaaatgttcaagatggagacatagatatttgtaaagtgcatacggatctgaatgtcgcagatctgttgactaaacctcttccacgagaaaaacatgatcaacaccagaactctatgggtgatcaattcatcacaatgtaactagattattgactccagtgcaagtgggagactgttgaaaatatgccctagaggcaataataaaatggttattattatatttccttgttcatgataattgtctattgttcatgctataattgtattaaccagaaaccgtaatacatgtgtgaatacatagaccacaacatgtccctagtgagcctctagttgactagctcgttgatcaatagatggtcatggtttcctgaccatggacattggatgtcattgataacgggatcacaacatttggagaatgatgtgatggacaagacccaatcctaagcatagcacaagatagtgtaattcgtttgctaagagcttttctaatgtcaagtatcatttccttagaccatgagattgtgcaactcccggataccgtaggaatgctttgggtgtaccaaatgtcataaCATAACTGAGTGGCtacaaaggtacactataggtatctccgaaagtgtctgttgggttggcatgaatcgagactgggatttgtcactctgtatgacggagaggtatctctgggcccactcggtaatgtatcatcataatgagctcaatgtgactaaggagttagtaatGGATCATgctttatggaacgagtaaagagacttgctagtaacgagattgaacgaggtattggataccgacgatcgaatctcgggcaagtaacataccggttgacaaagggaattgtatacgggattgattgaatcctcgacatcatggttcattcgatgatatcatcgtggaacatgtaggatccaacatgggtatccagatcctgctgttggttattggtcggagagatgtctcggtcatgtctgcatgattcccgaacctgtagggtctacacacttaaggttcggtgacgctagagttgttatgggaaatagtatgtggttaccgaatgttgttcggagtctcggatgagatctcggacgccacgaggagttctcgaatggtccggagataaagatttatatatgggaagtccttattcggtcaccggaagtgttcgggggttaccggtattgtaccgggaccaccgaaagggttccgggggtccattggagggtccacctgccccggagggccctatggtctgaatatggaggggaaccagcccctaggtgggctgggcgccaacccccctagggcccatgcgtctAGGGTTGGGgggtgggaaccctaaagggggcgcccccttgggttGGGGGGCAAGTCTTCCCCCTtggcccccctctagatccatctagaggggggcgaccccctctcccttgcccctataaatagaggggaggtgggagggctgccgcacccttcccctggcgcaaccctcctcctctccaacaccacctcctcctccgtagtgcttggcgaagccctgccggagaactgcaagctccaccaccacgccgttgtgctgtcggagctctccctcaacttctcctctccccttgctggatcaagaaggaggagacgtcttgggctgtacgtgtgttgaacatggaggcgccgtccattcggcgttagatcggatcttccgcgatttgaatcgccgcgagtatgactccatcatccgcgttctagtaaagcttccgcttagcgatcttcaaaggtatgaagatgcacatcctctctctctctctctcttgttgctagaatctcctagattgatcttggtgatacgtaggaaaattttgaattattgctacgttccccaatagttcaTTTGTCTCATTGTCATTTACTTGTCATATCATATTGTTGTTCATTATATTGATAGCATTAGAATCACATTTGCAATTGTTAGGCCCACTTCATATTCCGCATATTGCCTAGTAATTAAAatctgtaattgtacctattcacccctccccctctaggtccatctcgatcctttcaataaaCCAAGAATGATCTGGCAATAAGAGATGGTCGACACGTGTGGGTAAAGTTGTACACCCATGCATGATTAAATCTATTCTAATAGACGTGTCCGCGGTTATGTGACTACTTGGTGATCTAAGCCTAATCATAGAGAACTTCAATAGTTACTCTAAATTGCCAAGATAAGTGTGATTGCTTTGAATTACTTCATCGGGATTGGACGAGGATGAATTCATGGTTGTGTATTGTTTGGTGAATAAGATAGATGGACTTGAGTTCAGAACGCCTTATTGTCCCCATTACAACTACTTGGTAGTTGTGTAGTCTTTAATACTCTTCCAAGTGTAAATAATGCTTCCGCAAACAAGTCCACATAATCCCCCTTTGATACTGGCTCATGTGtagatagttttgatgtaagtcttctgAAGTACAATTGTACTCACCTTTGCCTCCTTAATAATTGTTGCAGAGGAGGCATTGATCCATTGGTGGCTTCAACATGGAGATCGACTTCGATGAGTAGCTTGGAGGTCCTAGACAACGGTTTGGTACCTTGGGAGGGCTGTTGTATTTTCTATTACAACCTCCTAGGCTTTCATTAAACTTAGCTGTGTCAAACAATAATTTGCTTCCGTTGATACTTGTAATGTGCTGGATCATGTGACCTCTGCTTGTATGCTTGCTCTTTAGAGCCTTTGAATAATATATGTTTGAGTCTTAGAGTTTGTGTTGTGATACCTATTGTTTCTCAACACATGGCATACATGATGTGTGTGTGATCATAAAGTGCATGTTGTGTGCAGGGTTTTGGAATCTTTCTTATGCAGTTGCTAACGGTTGGTCAAATACATGGTGAAGCTACTTGTTTAACTGAGAGTTCGAGAGTCGTTTCGCTCTACTCCAACCGTGTATGCCTTTTGTTGTTGTGTCTGGCTTGGGATTGATGCTCCAGCTCAGTTAGATTCTGTGGGAACCGTAATTAACCTGTCGAATGATGTTCCCCTAGGGATTGGGGAACCATTTGTTCCAAGCTTTCTGCAAGGAGATGACATCCATGGGCCAGTCAGATATCAGGTCACTAAGAAGGTGATGCTTCCCATGTTCCACGAACATCTGGTGCGGTAAGAGACAACCGCCACACACCTGTTCTGGAGTGACATACGGCTGGTTGCAACATAAGCCAAAATGTTGCAATTAACATCTGGTGCGGTAAGAGATCTAGCGCCATCACTGTCGCTATTCTGCAATTCCATTGCTTTAGTAACAAATACACTACATATAAAAGAGCATTGGTATgcacaaggttgtcagaatcgtaacCCTGGATCATAAAAAAGTAGATTCTACTAACCAAAATCATAGAATCAGAATGGCTAGTTCGGATTGTAAGTCGTAGAATGTATAATAGAATTGTGATTTTGACAGCCTTGGGTAGATGTACGATTGTCCATCTGCCATCACAGACCGGTTTAAAGCCAAAATGTCGAGCCTTTGAATCAGTCGAACTTTTAGTAATGGGACCAACAACGACTTTGTTTTAATATAAACAAGAACTCAGTTTCCTCTTACCATTTTCTTGTCGACAAAGGCTTTAAAATGCCCTTCTAGAATCCACAACAATGCAAAGCACCACTTCTTTCTCCATCTTGCTTTGGAACCGGACCAATTGGTTCCCCCTTTCCCCGTGGCACGTTTTTATTCCTCCAACAACCGGTTCAAAGGACCAAACGCGTTTGGACAACTGTGTGGACACTGGATAGTCATAATATTATTCGTTGATGTCTCATGCCAGTGTCATTAGGGCGTCTCGTATGTACACAGAAAAAAATTAGGCATGCGGTCTATTTGCGTGGGTCCCAGCTTATGGTCGACATAGGAAAAACATTGGGGATGCACTTATGTGTCAGATCTTGAATGAGCATGGCCATATGCTTGTTGGGCCATCCGTCCGTTTGACTGTTCGCTTATTTGTTTATAATTATTCTTACCAGATGAACATGGGAATGGGGTATCATTTGGCCTTTGTCAGCACTCAGCAGGCATATTATCTACCGAAGTACTAATCACTAAACAACACACAGTTCATGCGAAGTTAGAATAATCCTGGGGTGTGGTTCATCATCATGCAATGTCTTGTACTACAAGACATGGTAATTGTAACTTGGTAACTGCTGGTCCTGTACTCCTACCCCTTGTGCAAGAAAAACAACTGGTCCTATTCAAATGCTAAGCCTGCTGATTTGTCATTTCCTACCTATCTTTGTCTGTATTGGCCGATGCAAGTTTAATTCCAGCATTCTGCTTTCTGGAAGAGGTCTAGAATAAATAACAGCGCAGTGAAAATTGGTAAGCCTGAACCGAATTCAGCTCTAGAACACACATGAATCATATAGTCTACTGATATGTGTTATGAGGAACTGACCAAGACAAAGTATTAGGTGGCATAGATCAAAATTCCCCACTAAATGATCAAAAATTAGCACACATCAAAATTTCCACCATAATTTATCAAATCCGCGCAGGCACAGACTACGGTGTGGAGTTGCAGCTTGCGATCTATGGGAGAGGAGGGGTCATAGTTTTTACCAATGGGGTACGCTACATTCCTGGGCCAGATTGGCGATGGCCATGCCGTCTTCCTGGGTCTCTCAGAAGTCGAAGTCTTTGAGCAGCTTCCGGACCTGCTCGAGCGTGACGAAGAGCACCACGGTGAAGGGTCCCTGTCGCGTCACCGTCGGGATGAAGCCCTTGTACAGCGCCAGCGCGCCCTCGGACCGCACCGTCTTGATGGCGCAGTCGATCGCGCCGGCGTACGGCGGCGGGGCGCCCGGCTCCACCTTCATGTTCATGACCCTCGTCTTGACCACGTCCACGGGGCTTGACGCTGCCGCGGCCACCAGGCCGGCCGTGAAGCTGGCCGCCACGTGCGTCGCCAGCCCGTCGCCGCCCGGGCCGCGCCGGGACAGGATCGCCTCCTTAGCCTGGTCGTAGGTGGCCAGCTGCGACGCCGTCACGATCATGGCGCGGTTGACCGTGAGCGACGACCCTCGCCAGAGCTTGCGCACGCCCTCGTCGCGCGCGATCCGGCTGATGGCGTGCGCGACGCTCCGGTAGTTCCGCCGCTCGGCCGCGGGGAGCCGCCCGTCCGCCTGCATCCGCACCATGGCCACGTCCGCCGGGTTGCCCACGGTCGCGCCGacgccgccggcgacgagcccggccGCGATCTTCCGGTGCAGCGGCAGCGCAGCGCCGCCGGATTCCCTCTCCCACCTCCTCTTGATCGTGTCGTAGAGCCCCATGGACGTCGAGGAGTAGACCGCCTGCCGCAGCACGGTGGCCGACACCCCGGAGAGCAGCCCTGCGGGGCCCTCCGCCCGCAAGATCTGCGCGCCGATGGCGATGGGCCCGGGCCTGCGCGGCGGCTGCAGGAGGTGGTCGTTGTGGTGGTGATGCTGCACGCCGGGGGGGAACACGAGCGCGAAGCGCATGGCTGGGGCAGGGGCCCGGGCCGCCTCGCCCTGTAGCTGCATGCGGACCTTGATGAGGTCGAGCGGGTGCGTCGAGCAGCCGGCGACGACGGAGGCGGCGCCGCCCTCGACGAACCCCTTCAGCCCCATGTCTCCGTCTCTGGTGTTTCGTCGGTGCGGAGGCGGAGGGTCATGTGGCTAGGAATCTGGAAGCCCCAGCGCTCgtggggaggcggaggtggaggcggaggcggccgagGTAATGGACGgccgggggaggggaggggaggcgggcaGGCGGGTGCTGGGCTGGGTCTCGCAACCTAAGACTTGTGGGCCGTGCCGTTGGTAGAAAGTTGGTGGAAGCTGCCAAGTGGAAACCCTAGTTGCTGCTGGCCCACGTGCGCGTGGCCAGCCCAGCGCCTTCCCCTCCATTCCTTTGGGGATTTTATACGATCTGTTGTATACTACAGTATTCTTTTGTCCATGTAGTTGGTGATGATAGTGCGATAGTAGCATTTTTGTGCCATGCCAATTGCTACTTCCACCTTCCATCTACTTGGAAAAGCTCTCAACAACAAATGAAAACCAAGAGGTAAATGAGCACATTCCAAACAAAAAGATTAACTTCTTAACAATTATCTATCTACCACAACAATGTTATTTTCTGTCACAAACTCTTTTGATGTgtgtccccccccccctccccaaccCCTACCCATCATGTAAGGGACGACGAGGATCCCCTGCCGTACAGTAGGGTGCCGTTCCATCATTGACACGTGGGCCCGCTTGGAActtagcccacatgtcagtggctgaaCGGCAGGTGTCGTACGTCAAAGGAGCTCTCTCCCGTGTAAGGACCAAGTAGAATTGCAACATAACTTCTCAGGCAATTGACTGAAATATTGCCTCATTATGAACTATACAAATAATTGACCGGTTAATAAGGGAAACTGGACACTAATGGTATCGCAATATATCAGTCCGCTTGGTACTATAACTTTGGAGTCAACTTAGTTTTCCCTGCACTAAAATAATGGTAAGGAAATACATAAACTAAGATAAAATAGATGCCCCTTTTTTTTGAACCTGGAACCATACATTCCATTACTCAACGTGCCGAGCTAAGTCGCTGGCAACATGAACTTGGGCGGAGATAGGAACATCACCCGACCATACGGTTGGGGGCGCATGCACCATCTTCGACCCATACATCACAATAGATGCTCCTGGtttaaagcatttcaaataaaaAATGACCCAGTGTGAAGGCCACGCTTTCATTCATCAGAGAACGCCTAATATGTCATGAGATTGGAATAGTCTCACCGTTGACTTCTTATCCGCAAGTTTTGTTACCTCCCTACTCCCTCCATCTATATATATAGGGCCGAATGCGTTCTTCCAgattgcctttgactattgataagattaatagtatatgagatgaataatgtgaaaattatatcatttaaAGCCCATTTCACGTACGAAGTTGACAGTATACTTTGTGTAACTTGCCTCTCATATATTATTGCTTTAGCATTTAGTCAAAGTTagactcgaaaaatgcattaggctctATATAGATGGATAGAGGGAGTAGCTCAAGTTGCTTTGGTTTAATACAAACACCAATTTTTTATAGGAATTCTACTAATATTGAAGTATATTTCCTTAACACACTATAGACACATACGCTCATATATACGcatatacactcatccctatgaacgcacgcacACCATACTTCCAATGAGCACCTCCAAGAGACTAGCCatcacatcatcttgagattgatgaagACACCACAACTGCCTCCGTAGTCGGCAAAAACGTCATTCCACTGAACGAGCATCACCGAAAGACCTGGAATAAATTAAGGGAAATGCGAGCACCAGTgccaagtctaggacttgaacacTGGTGTGTTAATTTTGTTGAGTAAATCAATTTTCCGACTAAATTAATCCAAAAATAAATCATTAGCATGGTGTAAACAGTACTAAACACATATTGATATTTGACCATATTAGCGCGTAGTAGACAGAGAGTAGAAACATCTACACAGATCCCTAGTATGGCTAAAACAGTAATGAACAAGAGAGGGATATATGTGTTATACCCTCCGGTTGGCAAGTTGGccctagcagtagcagtggcagcggCCTCCTCGGCCGCCTTCTGGTCAACGACAGCCTTCTCAACGATGGCTCTCTCGGTGCCAGAAGACATGGTGACGATGCAATGGACATGGACGAAGAGGAAGTAGTTGATCGAAGGTGAGCAGGCGCGTAGTCACTCCCcgaaaacctaatcgcccctctcccgtataggATCCGGAGAGGCAgtgtttcggaggcctgctctcccgtcaatCATGAACGTGATGGAGTCGCCGGTGGCAGTAGCAGTAGAGGGAACGACAGGGGCGATGCGTGTGTGAGCAGATGTGATTTGTTCGTGCGGCTAGGGTTGGCCAacgtctctttctctctctctctctctctctctctctctctcacacacacacacacacacacacacacacacacacacacacacacacacatatatatatatatagggtcgcgctattcgtcaccctgggtgaggaataccagCCATCTCCCACAACCACACCTTTAAAACGTGAGAACACAAAAGCACTTGAGGtaagatgtcacgcccaatatgcgaccctatccaaaaggaactcgaaggtcccaccaaggatagacccgcatattgaaacgcttttgcaaggtggatatcattacatcaacattacataatagatggggatacatacataaggcatacaatgccacacgaatacatcatcacaatacataagagcatcatccgactacagatgaaacacaaacaggaactcaaacgacatccaccctgctagcccaggctgccgatctggaacctatcccctgatcgaagaagcagaagaagtactcaacgcaagcaagcatcgctctcgcgtcatgatcatcgcacaaactgtacctgcaactgttgttgtagtaatctgtgagccacgaggactcagcaatcccattaccatgggtatcaagactaacaaagcttaatgggaaaggaaggggtaaagtggtgaggctgtagcagcgactaagcacatatggtgactaacatacgcaaataagagcgagaagagagaaagcggaacggtcgtcaactagtaatgatcaagaagtgatcctgaactcctacttacgtcaaacataacctagaaaccgtgttcacttcccggactccgccgaaaagagaccatcacggctacacacacggttgatgcgttttaattcgaatctggtgtcaagttatctacaaccggacattaacaaattcccatctgcctataaccgcaggcatggctttcgaaagattataccctgtaggggtgccccaacttagcccatcataagctctcgcgatcaacgaaggataaaccttctcccaggaagaactgatcagactcggaatcccggtttacaagacatttcgacaatggtaaaacaagaccagcaagaccgcccgatgcaccgacaaccccgataggagctgcacatatctcgttctcagggcaacaccggatgaacactacgtacaactaaaaccagacctcgagtttccccgaggtggcgctgcaagtggctctggttcggaccaacacttagacaagcactggcccgggggggctataataaagatgaccctcgagagcgcgactcccaagcgaaaaggtaggtggtggtgaggcaaatggtaaaaccaaggttgggccttgctggaggagttttattcaaagcaaactgtcaagggggtcccataaatcacccgaccgcgtaaggaacgcaaaatccgggaacataacaccagtatgacggaaactagggcggcaagagtggaacaaaacaccaggcataaggccgagccttccaccctttaccaagtatatagatgcattaataaaaaatataagagatattgtgatatcccaaccaaaatcctgtccaccatggagcaatcttcaacaacacctgcaactagcaacgctatatgaggggctgagcagaagcggtaacatagccaagcaatggtttgcataggaaaggtgtcaaaggttagaggttcatggcaatatggtaggcttgataaacaggtgataggtagcgcagcaaagcgatagaacgaagcaactagcatagcaatgatagtagtgagatccagggtagcggtcatcttgcctgaaatctcgctaggaagaagaacgagtccatgaagaatacgaacggatgaagccgaaccaagtgtagaagaatgaatcctcacgatcgcaacgaaacaggaactatcgaaaagaagcacacaacatagtaaacacaccacacatgaacaaggcatgatgcacaacaagcatgatgcatgacaaagctacatgaagctactcatggcaagagatgatgcaaacaaaagcaacacatcaaggcaagtttaaatgaggccgggaacaacatataacaatttcggcaagtcctcatatgcatatttcgaaattggtccaaatctgaataaaccttatgttcaagttgttaaacatcaagttaagatgcaccaagatgatctacacgaaattctagtcaagttacatataaagttcatttagttcggagctacggcctagaagttaTGAGCAAAAAAAgtgaaacatgacattgatgcaaaatgcatacaaacatcaagcaaacactccaaaataaggatgcaacaggataatatgaagctacatgcaaattcaagcaagtttcatatagagcacactcaaaacggagcaatggttcaacacacacactctatacaagtcataacaacaatctgtccaaaacagcaactaggcatattgcaagtatcaaaacaatatgctatagcatctcaacatgaaaacaaaatacatgggcatgatgtacaggtaaagcataacaaaacatgaacactgagctatctccagaaactactagaacatgctcaaacacacatggcaagattgcaaatagtaacagttcagactttgcagaaaataacatcaggttgcaatgtttagagctatcaaacaacatgttacatgaacttatcatggcaaacaaaggcatgacatgaacctactaaatgcatagaacaaaagtgctttactgaccataagccaaaaaggaacagaaaatatgatagCGCCCACGTAAACAtaacaagttataatacagattcaaacatggcagaaacaaaattatgaaggcatgttggtgagcttgtgcaactcactacagagcaatacatgacatgac
Above is a window of Triticum dicoccoides isolate Atlit2015 ecotype Zavitan chromosome 5B, WEW_v2.0, whole genome shotgun sequence DNA encoding:
- the LOC119310246 gene encoding mitochondrial uncoupling protein 5-like; its protein translation is MGLKGFVEGGAASVVAGCSTHPLDLIKVRMQLQGEAARAPAPAMRFALVFPPGVQHHHHNDHLLQPPRRPGPIAIGAQILRAEGPAGLLSGVSATVLRQAVYSSTSMGLYDTIKRRWERESGGAALPLHRKIAAGLVAGGVGATVGNPADVAMVRMQADGRLPAAERRNYRSVAHAISRIARDEGVRKLWRGSSLTVNRAMIVTASQLATYDQAKEAILSRRGPGGDGLATHVAASFTAGLVAAAASSPVDVVKTRVMNMKVEPGAPPPYAGAIDCAIKTVRSEGALALYKGFIPTVTRQGPFTVVLFVTLEQVRKLLKDFDF